One region of Methanobrevibacter sp. TMH8 genomic DNA includes:
- a CDS encoding transglutaminase domain-containing protein, which translates to MFCATPFGGSLDTQNSVSIHGKDIVKASAGTKVVDKTNTTDSTVKNLKTVKNSTKTKKVVVNSVKMYKKDYKQMVKTINNYEDSKGYKPSTYSWKAQGLNITKKSYLDAINRYTEFVKKFKKDPNYVNIFNAYKYVVTSDSSNKNIKKSASLPLAGELQGKKGLTLLQKYMNKHLNHRDGGPSTFAGVVKSKVGDCWGLADWAAHQLQANNYKTRIVQGATSASSRHRWVQVSIDGKWINFESSLVTKKYGSKSYSKTCARVSKIIRTL; encoded by the coding sequence ATGTTCTGCGCGACTCCTTTCGGAGGAAGTCTAGATACTCAAAATTCAGTATCTATTCATGGTAAAGACATAGTAAAAGCATCTGCAGGAACTAAAGTTGTTGATAAAACAAATACAACAGATTCAACAGTTAAAAATCTAAAAACTGTAAAAAATTCAACAAAAACCAAAAAAGTTGTTGTAAATTCTGTTAAGATGTATAAAAAAGATTATAAACAAATGGTAAAAACTATTAATAATTATGAAGATAGTAAAGGTTATAAACCAAGTACTTATTCTTGGAAAGCTCAAGGATTAAATATTACTAAAAAAAGTTATCTTGATGCAATTAATAGATATACAGAATTTGTTAAAAAGTTTAAAAAAGATCCTAACTATGTAAATATATTTAATGCTTATAAATATGTAGTTACTAGTGATTCTAGTAATAAAAATATTAAAAAAAGCGCTAGTTTACCATTAGCTGGTGAACTACAAGGAAAAAAAGGTTTGACTTTATTACAAAAATACATGAATAAACATCTTAACCACAGAGATGGTGGTCCTTCCACTTTTGCAGGTGTTGTTAAATCAAAAGTTGGGGATTGTTGGGGTCTAGCTGATTGGGCAGCTCATCAACTCCAAGCTAACAATTATAAAACTAGAATTGTTCAAGGTGCAACTTCAGCTTCTTCAAGACATAGATGGGTTCAAGTATCTATTGACGGAAAATGGATTAACTTCGAATCTTCATTGGTTACTAAAAAATACGGAAGTAAATCTTATTCCAAAACTTGTGCAAGAGTAAGCAAGATAATTAGAACTTTATGA
- the tpiA gene encoding triose-phosphate isomerase, protein MKTPIVILNFKTYLESSGENALNLAKALETVAIESGITMAAAPQASDIFRITEETDIPILAQHIDPINPGGHTGSNLLECMVEAGITGTLLNHSEQRMKLADIDEVVKQTKSNNVFSVVCTNNIETSVAVATFNPNFVAVEPPELIGSGIPVSQAEPEIVEGTVAKVKKINKKIEVLCGAGISTGDDVSAALELGASGVLLASGIILADNPKEALLDLVSKI, encoded by the coding sequence ATTAAAACACCTATTGTTATTTTGAACTTCAAGACTTATTTGGAATCTAGTGGAGAAAATGCTTTAAATTTGGCTAAAGCACTTGAAACTGTAGCTATTGAATCTGGAATTACTATGGCTGCTGCACCACAAGCTAGTGACATATTTAGAATAACTGAAGAAACCGATATTCCAATATTAGCTCAACATATTGACCCAATTAATCCTGGGGGCCATACGGGGTCTAATCTTTTAGAATGTATGGTTGAAGCTGGAATAACTGGAACTCTTTTAAATCATTCAGAACAAAGAATGAAATTAGCTGACATTGATGAAGTTGTAAAACAAACTAAAAGTAATAATGTTTTCTCAGTTGTTTGTACAAATAATATTGAAACTAGTGTTGCTGTAGCTACTTTTAATCCTAATTTTGTAGCTGTTGAACCTCCAGAACTTATTGGATCTGGAATTCCTGTTTCTCAAGCTGAACCAGAGATTGTTGAAGGCACTGTAGCTAAAGTAAAAAAGATAAACAAAAAAATTGAAGTTTTATGTGGTGCAGGAATATCAACTGGAGATGATGTAAGCGCAGCTTTAGAATTAGGTGCATCAGGGGTACTTCTTGCTTCTGGAATTATATTAGCTGATAATCCAAAAGAAGCTCTCCTAGATTTAGTTAGTAAAATTTAG